In Pseudomonas alcaliphila JAB1, a single window of DNA contains:
- the nosP gene encoding nitric oxide-sensing protein NosP, protein MALQQPDGVLSAVSSTKDVELAAQELARQLIHPYLGFVLFFCSAEYDLDGLGQALEAHFGGVSLVGCTSAGEITPQGYGRGCVVALGFDLRCFSIASVLIDEMERFNLLDAQQLVDGLVKNCRSNELASIKGHSFALTLLDGLSSREELVLGALSAALGSIPHFGGSAGDDNHLTHTHVYHGGRFHSGAAVVVLFNTWLEFEVFSTHHIQPSAEKLVVTRADSATRRVYELNAAPAAQEYADLIGVPVEALDLRAFAAYPLAVRISDHYYVRSIQQVHDDLSLTFYCAVENGIVLTAMHPGPLLPNLQQLFAGLEQRLGPLLLTIGCDCFLRRLEIENDGGVESVATLLRQQRVIGFNTYGEQFNGMHINQTFTGVAIGRPVGRAER, encoded by the coding sequence ATGGCCTTGCAACAGCCGGACGGCGTGCTCAGCGCCGTCTCCAGCACGAAGGATGTGGAATTGGCCGCCCAGGAACTGGCGCGCCAGCTGATCCACCCCTATCTCGGCTTCGTGCTGTTCTTCTGCTCGGCTGAATACGACCTCGACGGGCTCGGCCAGGCGCTGGAAGCCCACTTCGGCGGCGTCAGCCTGGTCGGCTGTACCAGCGCCGGTGAGATCACCCCGCAGGGCTATGGCCGTGGCTGCGTGGTGGCGTTGGGCTTCGACCTGCGCTGTTTCTCCATCGCCAGCGTGCTGATCGACGAGATGGAACGCTTCAACCTGCTCGATGCGCAGCAACTGGTCGATGGCCTGGTCAAGAACTGTCGCAGCAACGAGCTGGCCTCGATCAAGGGCCACAGTTTCGCCCTGACCCTGCTTGATGGCCTTTCCAGCCGCGAGGAACTGGTGCTCGGCGCACTCAGTGCGGCGCTGGGCAGCATCCCGCACTTCGGCGGCTCGGCCGGCGACGACAACCACCTTACCCACACCCACGTCTACCACGGCGGCCGCTTTCACAGCGGCGCCGCTGTAGTCGTGCTGTTCAACACCTGGCTGGAGTTCGAGGTGTTCAGCACCCATCACATCCAGCCCAGTGCGGAAAAGCTGGTGGTGACCCGCGCCGACAGCGCCACGCGCCGGGTGTACGAGCTCAATGCCGCGCCGGCGGCGCAGGAATACGCCGACCTGATCGGCGTGCCGGTCGAGGCGTTGGATCTGCGCGCGTTCGCCGCCTATCCGCTGGCGGTGCGGATCAGCGATCACTACTACGTGCGCTCGATCCAGCAGGTGCACGACGACCTCAGCCTGACCTTCTACTGCGCGGTGGAGAACGGCATCGTCCTCACTGCCATGCACCCAGGCCCCTTGCTGCCTAACCTGCAGCAGCTGTTCGCCGGGCTCGAGCAGCGCCTCGGCCCGCTGCTGCTGACCATCGGCTGCGACTGCTTCCTGCGCCGCCTGGAGATCGAGAACGATGGCGGCGTCGAGTCGGTCGCCACACTGCTGCGCCAGCAGCGGGTGATCGGCTTCAACACCTACGGAGAGCAGTTCAATGGCATGCACATCAACCAGACCTTCACCGGTGTCGCCATTGGCCGACCTGTTGGGCGTGCCGAGCGCTGA
- a CDS encoding porin, whose translation MHNNKIAITRLLPLTLATAVALATAQQAAAEIVLYDKDDTTFSTDGYINAFYVNSDVDRDGEQFDRRQSRVKMGFLPNWIGFNFGKQIDDLKLTGRSSFWVTINDSETNGTDTAIDVRQFYGTVSSPEWGEVLVGKDFGLFSRSNIFLDELLAGYGNVSDTLGLVDGNGVSFGNIGTGYPYPFPTSQITYRNNNLAEGLRVAVGIMDPVDTNDDSATGKAYQENPRFESEVSYQFDLGGSTIYTWVNGAYQTSENTDDTVDKVTSKGLGYGVQAKFGGLSLTGSGFQAKGINPFFTNNLGEPTLRDIDSDGYLLQGSYTWGKNRVALSYGKTEDDGNGLGVAADYETRGIAYFRTINDNLKLVAEYNQYQIDAAAGSGLNEDTDTFAVGAVLSW comes from the coding sequence ATGCACAACAACAAGATCGCCATCACTCGACTTCTGCCCCTGACCCTGGCCACCGCCGTCGCTCTGGCGACCGCGCAGCAGGCCGCCGCCGAGATCGTCCTGTACGACAAGGACGACACCACTTTCTCCACCGACGGCTACATCAACGCCTTCTACGTCAACAGCGACGTCGATCGTGACGGCGAGCAATTCGACCGTCGCCAGTCGCGGGTGAAGATGGGCTTTCTGCCCAACTGGATCGGTTTCAACTTCGGCAAGCAGATCGATGATCTGAAGCTGACCGGCCGCTCGTCCTTCTGGGTCACCATCAACGACAGCGAAACCAACGGCACCGATACCGCCATCGATGTGCGCCAGTTCTACGGCACCGTCTCCAGCCCGGAGTGGGGCGAGGTGCTGGTGGGTAAGGACTTCGGCCTGTTCTCGCGCTCCAACATCTTCCTCGACGAGCTGCTGGCCGGGTACGGCAACGTCTCCGACACCCTTGGCCTGGTGGACGGCAATGGCGTGTCCTTCGGCAACATCGGCACCGGTTACCCATACCCGTTCCCGACCTCGCAGATCACCTACCGCAACAACAATCTGGCCGAAGGCCTGCGTGTCGCGGTCGGCATCATGGACCCGGTCGACACCAACGACGACAGCGCCACCGGCAAGGCCTACCAGGAAAACCCGCGCTTCGAATCGGAAGTCAGCTACCAGTTCGATCTGGGCGGCTCGACCATCTACACCTGGGTCAACGGCGCCTACCAGACCTCCGAGAACACCGACGACACCGTCGACAAGGTCACCTCCAAGGGCCTTGGCTATGGCGTGCAGGCCAAATTCGGTGGTCTGTCGCTGACCGGCTCGGGTTTCCAGGCCAAGGGCATCAACCCGTTCTTCACCAACAACCTGGGCGAGCCGACCCTGCGTGACATCGACAGCGACGGCTACCTGCTGCAGGGCTCCTACACCTGGGGCAAGAACCGTGTGGCGCTGTCCTACGGCAAGACCGAGGACGACGGCAACGGCCTGGGCGTGGCGGCGGACTACGAGACCCGCGGCATCGCCTACTTCCGCACCATCAACGACAACCTCAAGCTGGTCGCCGAGTACAACCAGTACCAGATCGATGCCGCCGCCGGCAGTGGTTTGAACGAGGATACCGACACCTTCGCCGTAGGTGCGGTGCTCAGCTGGTAA
- a CDS encoding response regulator transcription factor, producing the protein MYKILIADDHPLFREAIHNVIADGFPGSEIMETADLDSALELTQSHDDLDLILLDLNMPGMHGLGGLMNLRNEAPTIPVVIVSAEQDKQIVLQAITYGAVGFITKSSPRAQMTEAIAQILDGNVYLPPDIIRSQKSGGHRHHPDHHSISPELLQALTRKQLLVLERMTKGESNKQIAYSLDIAETTVKAHVSAILRKLNVHNRVQAILSAGDIDFASYLRR; encoded by the coding sequence ATGTACAAGATTCTGATTGCCGACGACCATCCGCTGTTTCGTGAAGCCATCCATAACGTCATCGCCGACGGTTTTCCCGGCAGCGAGATCATGGAAACCGCCGACCTGGACAGCGCCCTGGAGCTGACCCAGAGCCACGACGATCTGGACCTGATCCTGCTCGACCTGAACATGCCCGGCATGCACGGCCTGGGTGGGCTGATGAACCTGCGCAACGAGGCGCCGACCATCCCGGTGGTGATCGTCTCCGCCGAGCAGGACAAGCAGATCGTGCTGCAGGCCATCACCTACGGCGCAGTGGGTTTCATCACCAAGTCCTCGCCACGCGCGCAGATGACCGAGGCCATCGCGCAGATCCTCGACGGCAACGTCTACCTGCCGCCGGACATCATCCGCTCGCAGAAGAGCGGCGGCCATCGCCACCACCCCGACCACCACAGCATCTCGCCGGAGCTGCTGCAGGCGCTGACGCGCAAGCAGTTGCTGGTGCTCGAACGCATGACCAAGGGCGAGTCGAACAAGCAGATCGCCTACAGCCTGGATATCGCCGAAACCACGGTCAAAGCGCACGTCTCGGCCATCCTGCGCAAGCTCAACGTGCACAACCGTGTGCAGGCCATTCTCTCGGCTGGCGATATCGATTTCGCGTCCTATCTGCGGCGCTAG
- a CDS encoding PQQ-dependent catabolism-associated CXXCW motif protein, which produces MKYRLPVQAGLMLASLLLVCVVHSEELFDADGYRSSQYRSPTPSTLEGVQVLDTPALQKLLDERSDAQLIDVYRQLWRHDRFIEEEPHANIPGSLWLPNTGSGNLEALWLRYFTHYLNQASKGDLDKPFVFYCRPDCWPSWNAARRAHAMGYRQLYWYRDGVDAWEQAGLPMAPAQPAELPAAFLTPTATP; this is translated from the coding sequence ATGAAGTACCGTCTGCCCGTGCAAGCAGGCTTGATGCTCGCCTCCCTGCTGCTGGTCTGCGTCGTGCACTCCGAAGAGCTGTTCGATGCCGACGGCTATCGCAGCAGCCAGTACCGCAGCCCGACACCGTCAACGCTTGAGGGGGTTCAGGTTCTCGATACTCCCGCCCTGCAAAAGCTGCTCGACGAACGCTCCGATGCTCAACTGATCGATGTCTACCGCCAGCTGTGGCGCCATGATCGCTTCATCGAAGAAGAGCCCCACGCCAACATCCCCGGCAGTCTGTGGCTACCCAACACCGGCAGCGGAAACCTGGAAGCGCTATGGCTGCGCTACTTCACCCATTACCTGAACCAGGCCAGTAAAGGCGACCTGGACAAGCCTTTCGTTTTCTACTGCCGCCCCGACTGCTGGCCGAGCTGGAACGCCGCGCGTCGCGCCCATGCCATGGGTTATCGCCAACTCTACTGGTACCGTGACGGCGTCGATGCCTGGGAACAGGCCGGCCTGCCGATGGCGCCTGCTCAACCCGCCGAACTGCCTGCTGCTTTCCTCACGCCCACTGCCACACCATAA
- the nahK gene encoding hybrid sensor histidine kinase/response regulator NahK/ErcS', translated as MACTSTRPSPVSPLADLLGVPSAELQARCTALEQENAKLRRINAALIERVESIHSRGDDAYAAFQHSVVLSEQVRERTDALNQAMAELKSSNQLLSDARLRAETAHQHLIDAIESISDAFVLFDDRQRIVLFNSRFKALWARSRARIGTGTRLEEIRRLSRSTGLVVEAQLGKEGEPSLFRLQDGRWVQVSERPTREGGLVILYTDITEVKQSEALRREQALAQKSRLLQRAVDNLSQGMAMVNAEGALELWNHRFLELCGLAPINAHRPFAEVMAESELEPLTPDSRDATGKPLRQVEVRLFDGRMLEVRTHPLPTGGFVNTFTDITERHRQAQALSDSERWIRLITDHVPALIAYLSADLVYEFTNKVYEEWYCWPRGAMLGQSLREVHSEEHCQRLEPYVELALSGESVTFEFAETNHNGQERYMLRSYVPNRQASGEVVGIFVLIRDITERRRTAEALHQAYQHLEQRVRERTAELTTVNDQLRREIDERTQMEARLREAKGEAEQANLSKTKFLAAVSHDLLQPLNAARLFTSALLEKKDLSGCAPLVRNVSNSLEDVESLLGTLVDISKLDAGVIKPDIAPFAVSELLENLAAEYHQIAGSEGLRLDYLPSSALVRSDVQLLARILRNFLSNAIRYTASGRILLGCRRRGNSLSIEVWDTGIGIAQDKLLEVFQEFKRGDNVQRKQDRGLGLGLAIVEKIAGMLGHRIRVASQQGRGSMFAVEVPLTRRAPRVRRVQDSPHLLLERLSGARVWVLDNDAAICAGMRTLLEGWGCRVVTALSEEDLACQVDNYHAEADLLIADYHLDDERNGVDAVAQINARRSTPLPALMITANYSNELKQQMRELGHSLLHKPVRPMKLKAAMSHLMERGAGG; from the coding sequence ATGGCATGCACATCAACCAGACCTTCACCGGTGTCGCCATTGGCCGACCTGTTGGGCGTGCCGAGCGCTGAGCTGCAGGCACGCTGTACGGCGCTGGAGCAGGAAAACGCCAAGCTCAGGCGCATCAACGCCGCGCTGATCGAGCGGGTCGAGTCGATCCATTCCCGTGGCGATGACGCCTACGCGGCCTTCCAGCATTCGGTGGTGCTCTCCGAGCAGGTGCGCGAGCGCACCGACGCGCTGAACCAGGCGATGGCCGAGCTGAAATCCAGCAACCAGTTGCTCAGCGATGCGCGGTTGCGTGCCGAGACCGCGCACCAGCATTTGATCGATGCCATCGAGAGCATCTCCGATGCCTTCGTGCTGTTCGACGATCGCCAGCGCATCGTGCTGTTCAACAGCCGCTTCAAGGCCTTGTGGGCGCGCAGCCGTGCGCGCATCGGCACCGGTACGCGGCTGGAGGAAATTCGCCGGCTGAGCCGCAGCACCGGCCTGGTGGTGGAGGCGCAGCTGGGCAAGGAGGGCGAGCCGAGCCTGTTCCGCCTGCAGGATGGGCGCTGGGTCCAGGTCAGCGAACGGCCGACCCGCGAGGGCGGGCTGGTGATCCTCTACACCGACATCACCGAGGTGAAGCAGAGCGAGGCGCTGCGCCGCGAGCAGGCCCTGGCGCAGAAGTCGCGCCTGCTGCAGCGCGCGGTCGATAACCTGTCGCAGGGCATGGCCATGGTCAATGCCGAGGGCGCGCTGGAGTTGTGGAACCACCGCTTCCTCGAGCTCTGCGGGCTGGCGCCGATCAACGCCCATCGGCCGTTCGCCGAAGTGATGGCGGAAAGCGAACTTGAGCCGCTGACCCCGGACAGCCGCGATGCCACCGGCAAACCACTGCGCCAGGTGGAGGTGCGCCTGTTCGATGGGCGCATGCTGGAAGTGCGCACCCATCCGCTGCCCACCGGCGGATTCGTCAACACTTTCACCGACATTACCGAGCGTCATCGCCAGGCCCAGGCATTGAGCGACAGCGAGCGCTGGATTCGCCTGATCACCGACCACGTGCCGGCGCTGATCGCCTACCTGTCGGCCGACCTGGTCTACGAATTCACCAACAAGGTCTACGAGGAATGGTACTGCTGGCCGCGCGGCGCCATGCTCGGCCAAAGCCTGCGCGAAGTGCACAGCGAAGAGCATTGCCAGCGCCTGGAACCCTACGTCGAATTGGCGCTGTCCGGCGAGAGCGTGACCTTCGAATTCGCCGAAACCAACCACAACGGCCAGGAGCGCTACATGCTGCGTTCCTACGTGCCCAACCGTCAGGCCAGTGGCGAGGTGGTGGGGATCTTCGTGCTGATCCGCGATATTACCGAGCGTCGCCGCACTGCCGAGGCATTGCACCAGGCTTATCAACACCTGGAACAGCGCGTGCGCGAACGCACTGCCGAGCTGACCACAGTGAACGACCAGCTGCGCCGCGAGATCGACGAGCGCACGCAGATGGAGGCGCGCCTGCGTGAGGCCAAGGGCGAGGCCGAGCAGGCCAACCTGTCCAAGACCAAATTCCTCGCCGCGGTCAGCCACGATCTGCTGCAGCCGCTCAACGCCGCGCGGCTATTCACCAGTGCGTTGTTGGAGAAGAAGGACCTGAGCGGCTGCGCGCCGCTGGTGCGCAACGTCAGTAACTCGCTGGAAGACGTGGAAAGCCTGCTCGGCACGCTGGTGGACATTTCCAAACTCGATGCCGGGGTGATCAAGCCCGATATCGCGCCATTCGCCGTCAGCGAGCTGCTGGAGAACCTGGCCGCCGAGTACCACCAGATCGCCGGTAGCGAGGGTTTGCGCCTGGACTACCTGCCCAGCTCGGCCCTGGTGCGCAGCGATGTGCAATTGCTGGCGCGGATTCTGCGCAATTTCCTCAGCAATGCCATTCGCTACACCGCCAGCGGGCGCATCCTGCTGGGCTGTCGACGGCGCGGCAACAGCCTGTCCATCGAGGTCTGGGACACCGGTATCGGTATCGCCCAGGACAAGCTGCTGGAGGTATTCCAGGAGTTCAAGCGCGGCGACAACGTGCAGCGCAAGCAGGATCGCGGCCTCGGCCTGGGCCTGGCGATCGTCGAGAAAATTGCGGGCATGCTTGGCCACCGCATCCGCGTAGCGTCGCAGCAGGGCAGGGGCTCGATGTTCGCCGTCGAGGTACCGTTGACCCGCCGCGCACCGCGCGTGCGCAGGGTGCAGGACAGCCCGCATCTGTTGCTCGAACGCCTCAGCGGCGCGCGGGTCTGGGTGCTGGATAACGACGCGGCGATCTGCGCCGGCATGCGCACCCTGCTCGAAGGCTGGGGCTGCCGGGTGGTTACTGCGCTGAGTGAAGAAGACCTGGCGTGCCAGGTGGACAACTACCACGCCGAGGCCGACCTGCTGATCGCCGACTACCACCTCGATGACGAGCGCAATGGTGTCGACGCCGTGGCGCAGATCAACGCCCGACGCAGCACGCCGCTACCGGCGCTGATGATCACCGCCAACTACAGCAACGAGCTCAAGCAGCAGATGCGCGAGCTGGGCCATAGCCTGCTGCACAAGCCGGTGCGACCGATGAAGCTGAAGGCGGCGATGAGTCATTTGATGGAGCGTGGGGCGGGGGGGTGA
- the pqqF gene encoding pyrroloquinoline quinone biosynthesis protein PqqF — MTLHAPRSAPVRRLANGALLRAQQQPWAQEVGLCLRVAAGSHDEPPAYPGLAHFLEHLLFLGSRDYSGEQGLMAFVQRHGGLVNASTQARHTDFVCEVLVELLQPALTRLLDMLCQPLLAIDAQLREREVLHAEYQARSQDADSRIDHALGQALAAGHRCGAFLAGDRSTLVVESAEFQRALRDHHQRHYQARHMSLTLVGPQPAEQLLDIAEALLGTLPVDEGDACSAPPLDLLPLRAPCLHLQHSSPGVYLGLAVQLDTHHLNASLDLLLDALQGPAPGGLLDGLRALQLCRQLQARVLYQHRGQCLLRLDVPGATAEQGAALRAAVQSWAAQLQGHADWSLRLQHQQQAAALRLLGLSPLAAARELQSPAQDDSHTLRDLNALLACLACGEGLIELQCDEQARPLWPAIGLDLPLQALPTPSPALLPRRHWRLPDDDPLLAGTAMASAVLPLAALRHHPGQVEGGPAALYWRGPCSGDAAVIESGLLACSADLRWRGERLGIACQLSVQAAGWSLSLCGPAPLLPAFSALLVPLLLAALDQPVEPASQSMLLRALLQRLPRLCELPKASRLEGLSVGLGASEQAQLAELCAAVESLADLPPTSRIETGIDWQQVVQPGTDAALLLFCPLPAGDACTEAAWRLLGQVLQGRFYQRLRGELQLGYALFAGFRQVEGCRGLLFALQSPVCEAAGIFEHIRAFLGEQRQLLAALDDTALSRYRDALLPALSPAKANLPRAEQLWQLHLAGLPEVHLQRVQQALVALTANDLLQAHEQLLSARDWRVLASGAPSPA, encoded by the coding sequence ATGACCCTGCACGCTCCACGTTCTGCCCCTGTTCGGCGCCTGGCCAATGGTGCGCTGCTGCGTGCGCAGCAACAGCCCTGGGCGCAGGAGGTGGGGTTGTGCCTGCGTGTGGCCGCCGGCAGTCATGACGAGCCGCCGGCCTATCCGGGGCTGGCGCACTTTCTCGAACATCTGCTGTTTCTCGGTAGCCGCGATTACTCGGGCGAGCAGGGGTTGATGGCCTTCGTCCAGCGTCATGGCGGGCTGGTCAATGCCTCGACTCAGGCGCGGCACACCGATTTCGTCTGCGAGGTACTGGTCGAGTTGCTGCAGCCGGCGCTGACGCGTCTGCTGGATATGCTCTGCCAGCCGTTGCTGGCGATCGACGCGCAGCTGCGCGAGCGCGAGGTGTTGCACGCTGAATACCAAGCGCGCAGCCAGGATGCCGACAGTCGCATCGATCATGCTCTGGGACAGGCGCTCGCTGCCGGGCATCGCTGCGGCGCGTTTCTGGCAGGTGATCGCAGCACGCTGGTTGTGGAGTCTGCGGAATTTCAGCGGGCGCTGCGTGATCATCACCAGCGCCACTACCAGGCTCGGCATATGAGCCTGACTCTGGTTGGGCCACAACCGGCCGAGCAGCTGCTGGATATCGCCGAGGCGCTGCTTGGAACGTTGCCGGTAGACGAGGGCGACGCCTGTTCCGCTCCGCCGCTGGACCTGCTGCCGCTGCGAGCGCCGTGCCTGCACCTGCAACACAGCAGCCCTGGTGTGTACCTGGGCCTTGCCGTGCAGCTCGACACCCATCACCTGAATGCGTCGTTGGATCTGTTGCTGGATGCTTTGCAGGGCCCTGCGCCCGGCGGCTTGCTCGACGGCCTGCGCGCGCTGCAATTGTGCCGGCAGTTGCAGGCGCGGGTGCTATATCAGCACCGGGGACAATGCCTGTTGCGCCTGGACGTTCCTGGCGCCACCGCGGAGCAGGGCGCTGCATTACGCGCGGCCGTGCAGAGTTGGGCCGCGCAGCTGCAGGGCCATGCAGATTGGTCATTGCGACTGCAGCACCAGCAGCAGGCAGCAGCGCTCAGGTTGCTTGGGCTCAGCCCGTTGGCGGCGGCCAGGGAACTGCAATCGCCTGCTCAGGACGACAGCCACACCTTGCGCGACCTGAATGCCTTGCTGGCTTGCCTGGCTTGTGGTGAGGGGCTGATCGAACTGCAGTGCGACGAGCAGGCGCGGCCCCTGTGGCCGGCAATCGGATTGGATTTGCCATTGCAGGCCCTGCCGACGCCATCGCCAGCACTACTCCCGAGACGCCATTGGCGGCTGCCCGACGATGATCCGCTGCTGGCCGGTACTGCTATGGCATCGGCCGTTCTGCCACTGGCCGCGCTGCGACATCATCCGGGGCAGGTCGAGGGTGGGCCGGCTGCGCTTTACTGGCGCGGCCCTTGTTCAGGCGATGCAGCTGTCATCGAATCGGGCTTGCTGGCGTGCAGCGCCGATCTGCGCTGGCGTGGTGAGCGGCTGGGCATCGCCTGTCAGCTGAGCGTGCAAGCTGCTGGCTGGAGCCTTTCATTGTGCGGCCCGGCGCCGCTGTTGCCGGCCTTCAGTGCCTTGCTGGTGCCGCTGCTGTTGGCCGCGCTCGATCAACCGGTCGAACCTGCTTCTCAGAGCATGCTGTTGCGGGCGCTGCTGCAGCGTTTGCCGCGGCTGTGCGAGCTGCCCAAGGCCTCGCGGCTGGAGGGGCTGAGTGTCGGGCTCGGAGCGAGCGAACAGGCACAGTTGGCCGAGCTGTGCGCAGCTGTCGAGTCGCTGGCGGATCTGCCGCCAACGTCCCGCATCGAGACCGGGATCGACTGGCAGCAGGTCGTGCAGCCGGGTACGGATGCTGCGTTGCTGCTGTTCTGTCCCTTGCCTGCCGGCGATGCCTGTACCGAGGCCGCCTGGCGTCTGCTTGGCCAGGTGTTGCAGGGGCGCTTCTACCAGCGCCTGCGTGGCGAGCTGCAATTGGGTTACGCGCTGTTCGCCGGTTTCCGTCAGGTCGAGGGTTGCCGGGGCCTGTTGTTTGCCCTGCAGTCGCCGGTGTGCGAGGCGGCTGGGATCTTCGAGCATATCCGCGCCTTTCTGGGCGAGCAGCGTCAGTTGCTCGCAGCACTGGACGATACGGCCTTGTCGCGGTATCGCGATGCCTTGCTGCCAGCGCTGAGCCCGGCCAAGGCCAATCTGCCGCGTGCCGAGCAGCTATGGCAGCTGCATCTGGCAGGCTTGCCCGAGGTGCACCTGCAACGGGTGCAGCAAGCGTTGGTGGCCCTGACCGCGAACGATCTGCTCCAGGCTCATGAGCAACTGCTAAGCGCCCGCGACTGGCGCGTACTGGCCAGCGGAGCGCCGTCGCCGGCCTAG
- a CDS encoding GNAT family acetyltransferase produces the protein MHIRPFQLSDEAAVVDLWQRCDLTRPWNDPHKDIQRKLQVQPELFLVGEIDGKLVASAMAGYEGHRGWVNYLAVCPEQRQQGLARQLMAYIEEQLLALGCPKLSLQVRYTNAAALAFYERLGYKIDASVSLGKRLIADD, from the coding sequence ATGCACATCCGCCCCTTCCAGCTCTCCGACGAAGCCGCCGTCGTCGACCTCTGGCAACGCTGCGACCTGACCCGCCCCTGGAACGATCCGCACAAGGACATCCAGCGCAAGCTGCAGGTGCAGCCTGAGCTGTTTCTGGTTGGGGAAATCGATGGCAAGCTGGTGGCCTCGGCCATGGCCGGTTATGAAGGCCACCGTGGCTGGGTCAACTACCTGGCGGTGTGCCCCGAGCAACGCCAGCAAGGCCTGGCCCGTCAGTTGATGGCGTATATCGAAGAACAGTTGCTCGCTCTGGGCTGCCCCAAACTCAGCCTGCAGGTGCGCTACACCAATGCGGCGGCATTGGCTTTCTACGAACGGCTTGGCTACAAGATCGATGCATCGGTCAGCCTGGGCAAACGCCTGATCGCGGATGATTGA
- a CDS encoding ABC transporter permease: MTAYWECLRGIVLREWLRFVLQRSRFLSALVRPLLWLLVFAAGFRAALGIAIIEPYDTYITYDTYIVPGLACMILLFNGMQGSLSMVYDREMGSMRVLLTSPLPRAFLLVAKLLATALISLLQVYAFLAIAWVYGVQPPAWGLLAALPALLLVALLLSALGLLLSNGIRQLENFAGVMNFVIFPMFFLSSALYPLWKMRESSEWLYWLCAANPFTHAVELVRNALYLRLHVEALLICAGLTVLLTLLAVASFNPQHAALRKAG; the protein is encoded by the coding sequence ATGACCGCCTACTGGGAATGCCTGCGCGGCATCGTCCTGCGTGAATGGCTGCGCTTCGTCCTGCAGCGCTCGCGCTTTCTCAGCGCCCTGGTGCGTCCGCTGCTGTGGCTGCTGGTGTTCGCCGCCGGTTTCCGCGCCGCGCTGGGCATCGCCATCATCGAGCCCTACGACACCTACATCACCTACGACACCTACATCGTGCCGGGCCTGGCCTGCATGATCCTGCTGTTCAACGGCATGCAGGGCTCGCTGTCGATGGTCTACGACCGCGAGATGGGCAGCATGCGCGTGCTGCTCACCAGCCCGCTGCCGCGCGCCTTCCTATTGGTGGCCAAGCTGCTGGCCACGGCGCTGATCTCGCTGCTGCAGGTCTATGCCTTTCTCGCGATCGCCTGGGTCTACGGCGTGCAGCCGCCGGCCTGGGGCCTGCTCGCCGCACTGCCGGCGCTGCTGCTGGTGGCGCTGCTGCTCAGCGCGCTGGGCTTGCTGCTGTCCAACGGCATTCGCCAACTGGAAAACTTCGCCGGGGTGATGAATTTCGTCATCTTCCCGATGTTCTTCCTGTCGTCTGCGCTTTACCCGCTGTGGAAGATGCGCGAGTCCAGCGAGTGGCTGTACTGGCTGTGCGCGGCCAATCCCTTCACCCACGCCGTGGAGCTGGTGCGCAATGCGCTGTACCTGCGCCTGCATGTCGAGGCGCTGCTGATCTGCGCCGGCCTCACCGTGCTGCTGACGCTGCTCGCCGTAGCCAGCTTCAATCCGCAACATGCGGCGCTGCGCAAAGCGGGCTGA